In a genomic window of Nodosilinea sp. E11:
- a CDS encoding GIY-YIG nuclease family protein, which translates to MNESTFEAILYPTRLWSRPEVLARNCPVPGKAGVYAWYFRKVPPEVPTEGCHRVEGATLLYVGISPSKPSSSGQQLKERVRQHYNNNAFGSTLRLTLGCLLADELSIELRREGRSGKRLTFVDGEQVLSKWMEANALVTWIETPEPWMLEPQIISQISVPLNLKQNESHPFYPVLSELRKSYRQRARELPICNGMWSGS; encoded by the coding sequence ATGAATGAGTCAACTTTTGAAGCGATCCTCTACCCCACTCGTCTCTGGTCCCGCCCAGAGGTGTTGGCTAGGAATTGTCCGGTGCCAGGGAAGGCTGGAGTCTATGCCTGGTACTTTCGCAAGGTTCCTCCTGAGGTTCCGACTGAGGGCTGTCATCGGGTGGAAGGGGCTACCCTGCTTTACGTAGGCATTTCACCCAGCAAGCCCTCATCCAGCGGCCAGCAGTTGAAAGAGCGGGTACGACAGCACTACAACAACAATGCCTTTGGCTCTACCCTGCGTCTTACCCTGGGGTGCCTACTGGCCGATGAGTTGAGCATTGAGCTAAGGCGGGAAGGCCGCAGTGGTAAACGCCTCACCTTTGTGGATGGAGAGCAGGTACTTTCTAAGTGGATGGAGGCTAATGCCCTGGTTACCTGGATAGAGACACCGGAGCCGTGGATGTTAGAGCCACAGATCATCTCTCAAATCTCTGTACCCCTTAATTTGAAGCAAAATGAGAGCCATCCCTTCTATCCAGTTCTATCGGAGCTTCGTAAGAGTTATAGGCAGAGGGCGCGGGAGCTGCCGATATGTAACGGGATGTGGAGTGGTAGTTGA
- a CDS encoding type II toxin-antitoxin system VapC family toxin — MVRFLLDTNILSEPLRPQPCSRVMQQLASQSKELSTAAVVYHEMLFGCHRLPKSKRQQAIAAYLQEEVETKLMILPYDAEAANWHAVERARLMGGGKTPSFVDGQIAAIAVVNNLILVTNNTVNFVDFQSLQLQNWFDS; from the coding sequence ATGGTGCGCTTTCTGCTAGACACCAATATCCTTTCTGAGCCTCTACGGCCTCAGCCATGCTCGAGGGTTATGCAGCAGCTGGCTAGCCAGAGTAAGGAGCTATCAACCGCTGCTGTGGTATATCACGAAATGCTGTTTGGCTGCCATCGCCTACCCAAATCAAAGCGGCAACAGGCCATTGCAGCCTACTTACAGGAGGAGGTTGAAACCAAGCTGATGATTTTGCCCTACGACGCAGAGGCTGCTAACTGGCACGCTGTCGAACGGGCCAGGTTGATGGGCGGTGGTAAAACTCCGTCGTTTGTAGATGGGCAAATTGCTGCGATCGCAGTGGTTAATAACCTCATTTTGGTTACCAATAACACGGTAAATTTTGTCGATTTTCAGAGCCTGCAACTGCAAAACTGGTTTGATTCCTAA
- a CDS encoding AAA family ATPase has protein sequence MGDRGIQIQESAVGSAIVSGDGNVVNVIYQVIQQSILETVGTATRLGPNPYRGLAAFTEKDSDRYFGREAQIDRLWKEFQTLVGRSGGPRLLTVLGPSGCGKSSLVRAGLIPALAQRPLLGKKRMRVAVMVPGEHPLEALAGVLAKAVTEDSMPVAKNREFTEEMDIPSASGEYDGLRRITALMPEIRDSPLVVLVDQFEEVYTNEPRGTTPEEQSRRERFIQERMAFIENLLCAAKDSSGNLSVILTLRSDFLGETQRHPDLNQAISHCGVIVPAMTVAELARAIAEPAKRAGHPLEDALLDRMVQDMAGQEGALPLLQFALTKLWEELSQESLRGRSPLQVYLDIGGIGGAVADRADKIFDGLKDAGNSKVDRQAIAQRIFLSLVQPGGKNNWVTRRRVRVKDLATRKITLEQVKEVIHEFSKENARLISLSTVEGEITAEVTHEALFETWQRFKDWISDRWDDIRLQQRLESAATYWDEQGRPAGLLWRSPDLDLLRTFVRTANPDLNPCCLNFFRASEQAERQQALLRGAGVGALALLAAGMTWFGLQSRRAEQLALVRQLAAQAEQMSSQPRRATSQEAGALLAVHTFQIANLSGRKLDTVNQAVRQGLDRPWPIATLSHEDMVRAVSFTLDGQRVATASSDGTARVWEASTGKVIATLSHDDEVIAVSFSPDGQRVATANSDGTARVWEASTGKVIANLSHDKKVWAVSFSPDGQRVATASSDGTARVWEASTGKIIATLSHDDVVWAVSFSPDGQRVATASSDGTARVWEASTGEAIATLSHDAAVYAVSFSPNGQRVATASDDGTARVWEASTGEAIATLPHDDRVRAVSFSPDGQWVATASVDRSARVWEASTGKIIATLPHNDELWAVSFSPDGQRVATASSDRSARVWEASTGEAIATLSHNDEVWAVNFSPDGQRVATASRDGNARVWETITGEAIATLSHDERVNAVSFSPNGQRVATASDDGTARVWETSTGEAIATLSHDAGVNAVSFSPNGQRVATASSDGTARVWEASTGEAIATLSHDDDDWVWSVSFSPDGQRVATASLGGTARVWEASTGEAIATLSHDDGVLAVSFSPDGQRVATASWDGTARVWEASTGKVIATLSHDDGVLAVSFSPDGQRVVTASLDGTARVWETSTGEAIATLSHDDEVWAVSFSPDGQRVVTASVDSSARVWEASRGAAIATLSHNAAVLAVSFSPDGQRVATASGDGTARVWEVSTGEAIATLSHDAAVRAVSFSPDGQRAATASSDGTARIRWVWSQDLVAQICQRHDRNFTATEWRNYVQRDLSQYNLTCANFPVHATVIVAAHTIARDGNGRQATALLRHLLRISRAAGHDIDLDPATEEIAQNPRAVARKYSAVHLVREATTLARNGKVARATRLFQQALDRDLEIDLNPSTDTLDQNPAAVAHTLANPTE, from the coding sequence ATGGGTGATCGCGGCATTCAGATTCAAGAGAGTGCGGTAGGGAGTGCGATCGTCTCGGGCGATGGCAACGTTGTTAACGTCATCTACCAAGTCATTCAGCAATCAATACTGGAGACGGTTGGCACCGCCACTCGACTCGGCCCGAATCCTTATCGAGGGTTAGCAGCCTTTACGGAAAAGGACAGCGATCGCTATTTTGGGCGTGAAGCTCAGATCGACCGACTATGGAAAGAATTTCAGACCCTTGTGGGGCGTTCAGGTGGCCCTCGCCTCTTAACGGTTCTGGGGCCATCGGGATGTGGGAAATCTTCCCTGGTGCGAGCGGGGTTGATTCCGGCACTAGCCCAGCGGCCCCTGTTAGGGAAAAAACGGATGCGGGTGGCGGTAATGGTGCCCGGTGAGCATCCCCTGGAAGCCCTAGCCGGGGTGTTGGCCAAGGCAGTAACCGAAGACTCGATGCCTGTTGCCAAAAACCGGGAGTTTACTGAGGAAATGGATATTCCCTCCGCTAGTGGGGAATATGACGGCCTACGTCGTATCACTGCCCTGATGCCAGAAATTCGAGACTCTCCGCTGGTGGTGCTGGTGGATCAGTTTGAGGAGGTTTATACCAATGAGCCCCGAGGCACGACACCTGAGGAGCAGAGTCGGCGAGAGCGATTTATTCAAGAGCGCATGGCTTTCATTGAAAACCTGCTGTGTGCTGCCAAGGACTCCAGCGGCAATCTGTCTGTCATTCTTACTCTACGCAGTGATTTTCTGGGGGAAACGCAGCGCCACCCTGACTTGAATCAGGCTATTTCCCATTGTGGGGTGATTGTACCGGCGATGACAGTAGCGGAGTTGGCTCGGGCGATCGCGGAGCCTGCCAAACGGGCGGGACACCCCTTAGAGGATGCTTTATTGGATCGCATGGTGCAGGATATGGCAGGGCAAGAGGGGGCGTTGCCGTTGCTCCAATTTGCGCTGACCAAACTGTGGGAGGAGTTATCGCAGGAATCGCTACGGGGGCGATCGCCGTTGCAGGTCTATTTAGACATTGGGGGCATTGGGGGAGCGGTAGCGGATAGGGCAGATAAGATTTTTGATGGTTTGAAGGATGCTGGTAACTCGAAGGTAGACAGGCAAGCGATCGCGCAGCGAATTTTTCTAAGCCTGGTGCAGCCGGGAGGGAAGAATAACTGGGTGACTCGTCGCCGGGTCAGGGTCAAGGATTTAGCCACCCGCAAGATCACTCTGGAGCAAGTGAAGGAGGTCATTCACGAGTTCTCGAAGGAAAATGCGCGCTTAATTTCCCTATCTACAGTGGAGGGTGAGATCACGGCGGAGGTGACCCATGAGGCACTGTTTGAAACCTGGCAGCGGTTCAAAGACTGGATTAGCGATCGCTGGGATGATATTCGCTTGCAGCAGCGGTTAGAGTCAGCTGCAACCTACTGGGATGAGCAGGGAAGGCCAGCGGGGTTGTTGTGGCGATCGCCGGATCTGGATCTCCTCCGTACTTTTGTCCGAACCGCTAACCCTGATCTCAACCCATGTTGCCTTAACTTTTTCCGTGCTTCTGAGCAGGCAGAACGGCAACAGGCTCTCTTGCGAGGGGCGGGGGTAGGCGCTTTGGCGCTATTGGCGGCGGGAATGACCTGGTTTGGTCTCCAGTCCCGTCGGGCAGAGCAGTTGGCTTTGGTTCGTCAATTGGCTGCCCAAGCAGAGCAGATGTCCAGTCAACCCCGTCGTGCTACCTCCCAGGAAGCAGGAGCGCTGCTGGCGGTGCATACTTTCCAGATAGCCAACCTTAGCGGTCGAAAACTGGATACCGTGAACCAAGCAGTCCGTCAGGGGCTAGATCGTCCTTGGCCCATCGCCACGCTCTCCCACGAGGATATGGTCAGGGCGGTGAGCTTCACCCTGGATGGGCAGCGGGTTGCTACCGCCAGTAGTGACGGCACGGCGCGGGTGTGGGAGGCCAGCACGGGGAAGGTCATTGCTACCCTCTCCCATGATGATGAGGTCATTGCGGTAAGCTTCAGCCCGGATGGGCAGCGGGTCGCCACCGCCAATAGTGACGGCACGGCGCGGGTGTGGGAGGCCAGCACGGGGAAGGTCATCGCTAATCTGTCCCATGATAAAAAGGTCTGGGCGGTGAGCTTCAGCCCGGATGGGCAGCGAGTCGCCACCGCCAGTAGTGACGGCACGGCGCGGGTGTGGGAGGCCAGCACGGGGAAAATCATCGCCACCCTCTCCCATGATGATGTGGTCTGGGCAGTGAGCTTCAGCCCGGATGGGCAGAGGGTTGCTACCGCCAGTAGTGACGGCACGGCCCGGGTGTGGGAGGCCAGCACGGGGGAGGCCATCGCCACCCTCTCCCATGATGCTGCTGTCTATGCGGTGAGCTTTAGCCCGAATGGGCAGCGGGTCGCCACCGCCAGTGATGACGGCACGGCGCGGGTGTGGGAGGCCAGCACGGGGGAGGCCATCGCCACCCTCCCCCATGATGATAGGGTCAGGGCGGTGAGCTTCAGCCCGGATGGGCAGTGGGTCGCCACCGCCAGTGTTGACCGCAGCGCCCGGGTGTGGGAGGCCAGCACGGGGAAAATCATCGCCACCCTCCCCCATAATGATGAGCTCTGGGCAGTGAGCTTCAGCCCGGATGGGCAGCGGGTCGCCACCGCCAGTAGTGACCGCAGCGCTCGGGTGTGGGAGGCCAGCACGGGGGAGGCCATCGCCACTCTCTCTCATAATGATGAGGTCTGGGCGGTGAATTTTAGCCCGGATGGGCAGCGGGTCGCCACCGCCAGTAGGGACGGCAACGCCCGGGTGTGGGAAACCATCACGGGGGAGGCCATCGCTACCCTCTCCCATGATGAGAGGGTCAATGCGGTGAGCTTCAGCCCAAATGGGCAGCGGGTCGCCACCGCCAGTGATGACGGCACCGCCCGGGTGTGGGAGACCAGCACGGGGGAGGCCATCGCCACCCTCTCTCATGATGCTGGGGTCAATGCGGTGAGCTTCAGCCCGAATGGGCAGCGGGTCGCCACCGCCAGTAGTGACGGCACGGCGCGGGTGTGGGAGGCCAGCACGGGGGAGGCCATCGCCACCCTCTCCCATGATGATGATGATTGGGTCTGGTCGGTGAGCTTCAGCCCGGATGGGCAGCGGGTCGCCACCGCCAGTTTAGGCGGCACGGCGCGGGTGTGGGAGGCCAGCACGGGGGAGGCCATCGCCACCCTCTCCCATGATGATGGGGTCTTGGCGGTGAGCTTCAGCCCGGATGGGCAGCGGGTTGCCACTGCCAGTTGGGACGGCACCGCGCGGGTGTGGGAGGCCAGTACGGGGAAGGTCATCGCCACCCTCTCCCATGATGATGGGGTCTTGGCGGTAAGCTTCAGCCCGGATGGGCAGCGGGTCGTCACTGCCAGTTTGGACGGCACGGCGCGGGTGTGGGAGACCAGCACGGGGGAGGCTATCGCCACCCTCTCCCATGATGATGAGGTCTGGGCAGTAAGCTTCAGCCCGGATGGGCAGCGGGTCGTCACCGCCAGTGTTGACAGCAGCGCCCGGGTATGGGAGGCCAGCAGGGGGGCGGCCATCGCTACCCTCTCTCATAATGCTGCGGTCTTGGCTGTGAGCTTCAGTCCGGATGGGCAGCGAGTCGCCACCGCCAGCGGTGACGGCACGGCGCGGGTGTGGGAGGTCAGCACAGGGGAGGCTATCGCCACCCTCTCCCATGATGCTGCGGTCAGGGCGGTGAGCTTCAGCCCGGATGGGCAGCGGGCCGCCACCGCCAGTAGTGACGGCACCGCCCGGATTCGCTGGGTGTGGTCTCAGGATTTAGTCGCCCAGATTTGTCAGCGCCATGACCGCAACTTTACGGCTACCGAATGGCGCAACTACGTGCAGCGAGACTTGAGTCAGTACAACTTGACCTGTGCCAATTTCCCTGTCCATGCCACCGTGATTGTCGCCGCCCATACCATTGCCCGAGACGGCAATGGCCGCCAAGCTACTGCCCTGCTGCGCCATCTGTTGAGAATTTCCCGTGCTGCGGGCCATGATATTGACCTCGACCCCGCCACCGAGGAAATTGCGCAAAATCCTAGAGCTGTGGCCCGCAAGTATTCCGCCGTGCATTTGGTGCGAGAAGCCACTACCCTGGCCCGCAATGGAAAGGTGGCCAGGGCCACCCGTCTATTCCAACAAGCCCTCGACCGCGATCTTGAGATTGACCTCAACCCCAGCACCGATACCCTCGACCAAAACCCCGCCGCCGTCGCCCACACCCTCGCCAACCCCACAGAGTAG
- the hsdR gene encoding type I restriction-modification system endonuclease, which produces MSGASLSPNFVFLRQHEPQLVRLGTLAERYFKEDPCTCLIKLRQFGELLAQMAAANAGLYLNPQESQVDLLRRLRDRGVVVGEAYQLFHELRAKGNTATHDMVGDHRTALSNLKYARLLGIWFHRSFGRDRNFKAGPFVPPADPEQETEALQQELAHLRAEAEKHRNQAQMAQVTAAEEAELRQIAETLLEVAEAEVEAVRQRLTAVQIEAQQQPAQVIEATLAQARQVEQSIDLDEPETRRLIDAQLQAAGWEVNTNQLTFQKGARPQKGKNLAISEWPTAGGRADYALFVGLQVVAVVEAKRHSKDVAEGALNQAKRYSQGYTIQGEESCPGGPWGDFKVPFVFATNGRPFLQQLRTKSGIWFCDLRRPENLRQPLSTWYSPQGLMESLKQDIDQAHSRLKQEPFNYGIELRDYQIKAIQAIEMALETGQRDLLVAMATGTGKTKTCIALVYRLLKTKRFRRVLFLVDRTALGEQTANAFKESRMESLQTFADIFEVKELNDIRSESDTKVHIATVQGMVKRTLYAAEDAPLLTADQYDCIVVDECHRGYLLNRELSDAEIEFRDFNDYVSKYRRVLDQFDAVKIGLTATPALHTTQIFGNPVYTYAYREAVIDGWLIDHEPPYQITTRLALEGIVWDPGEQMEFFDPATGQLDLVHAPDEVRFEVEHFNKRVVTEEFNRAVCEALAQHIDPSLPEKTLIFCATDSHADIVVDQFKQVLQELYGSVEDDAIAKITGAADKPLELIRKFRNEVNPTIVVTVDLLTTGIDVPSICNLVFIRRVNSRILYEQMLGRATRRADAIGKDVFRIFDAVRLYEAIAPVSSMQPVVVNPKISFTQLVEELATETEPEALEGIVEQLLAKLQRKRRHLSENDREQLEQLAGMSVQDVVQHLKESNGIQVKQWFEEHRTIAQVLDRKKEGTQSVLISYHPDELLRVEQGYGVSESGAAYGRPEDYLDSFKAFLRNNQNQIAALIVVMQRPRDLTRQQLKELRLLLDNAGYSEAQLRSAWRDATNEDIAASIIGFIRQAALGDALIPYPERVDRAIKKILAKQAWTAPQRKWLERIGKQLKVEVIVDHEALDQGEFKTQGGGFSRLDRLFGGQLDTILAEIRDNVWQAAS; this is translated from the coding sequence ATGAGCGGTGCGTCCCTTTCCCCTAATTTTGTCTTTCTCAGACAGCACGAACCGCAGCTTGTTCGACTCGGGACTTTGGCGGAGCGTTATTTCAAGGAAGATCCTTGCACCTGCCTGATAAAGCTTCGTCAGTTTGGTGAGCTGTTGGCTCAGATGGCAGCAGCGAATGCCGGTCTGTATCTAAATCCTCAGGAGTCTCAGGTTGATTTACTTCGGCGTTTGCGAGACCGGGGCGTTGTGGTTGGAGAAGCCTACCAGCTCTTTCACGAGCTACGGGCAAAAGGCAACACTGCCACCCATGACATGGTGGGTGACCATCGCACGGCTTTAAGTAACCTGAAATATGCTCGCTTGCTGGGCATTTGGTTTCATCGCAGCTTTGGGCGCGATCGCAATTTCAAAGCTGGGCCGTTCGTGCCACCTGCCGATCCAGAGCAGGAAACCGAGGCGCTACAGCAGGAGCTTGCCCATCTCCGAGCAGAAGCTGAAAAGCATCGCAACCAGGCCCAGATGGCTCAGGTTACTGCTGCGGAAGAGGCAGAACTGCGCCAGATCGCCGAAACGCTATTAGAAGTTGCCGAGGCCGAAGTAGAGGCGGTACGGCAACGGCTCACAGCCGTTCAGATTGAAGCCCAGCAGCAGCCAGCTCAAGTCATTGAAGCCACCTTGGCTCAGGCACGCCAGGTCGAGCAATCCATTGATCTAGATGAACCTGAAACCCGACGGTTGATTGACGCCCAGTTACAGGCCGCCGGATGGGAAGTAAACACCAACCAACTGACCTTTCAAAAGGGTGCTCGACCACAAAAAGGGAAAAACCTGGCCATCTCAGAATGGCCTACAGCCGGTGGTAGGGCTGACTACGCCTTATTTGTAGGTTTGCAGGTTGTCGCTGTAGTCGAAGCCAAACGCCACAGCAAAGACGTGGCAGAGGGCGCTCTAAACCAGGCCAAGCGCTACAGCCAGGGCTACACAATCCAGGGGGAAGAGTCTTGCCCTGGTGGACCATGGGGCGACTTCAAGGTTCCGTTCGTGTTTGCGACCAACGGGCGGCCTTTTCTACAGCAGTTGCGCACCAAAAGCGGCATCTGGTTTTGTGACCTGCGCCGACCTGAAAACCTGCGGCAGCCATTATCAACCTGGTACAGCCCCCAGGGGCTGATGGAATCGCTTAAGCAGGATATTGATCAGGCCCACAGTCGGTTAAAACAGGAGCCTTTTAACTACGGCATCGAACTGCGGGACTATCAAATTAAGGCTATTCAGGCGATTGAAATGGCCCTGGAGACGGGGCAACGAGACTTGCTGGTAGCCATGGCCACCGGAACCGGTAAAACCAAAACCTGTATTGCTCTGGTCTACCGACTCTTGAAAACCAAGCGGTTTCGCCGAGTACTGTTTTTGGTAGACCGCACAGCCCTGGGTGAACAGACCGCCAATGCTTTCAAAGAATCCCGCATGGAAAGCTTACAAACCTTTGCAGATATCTTTGAGGTCAAAGAGCTAAACGATATACGGTCCGAGTCTGATACGAAAGTTCATATCGCTACAGTGCAAGGGATGGTGAAACGAACGCTTTACGCCGCTGAAGATGCCCCCCTGCTGACGGCAGATCAGTATGACTGCATTGTGGTGGATGAATGCCATCGGGGCTATTTGCTCAACCGTGAGCTGAGTGATGCAGAAATAGAGTTTCGGGACTTTAACGACTATGTTTCGAAGTATCGAAGAGTTTTAGACCAATTTGATGCAGTCAAAATTGGTCTGACAGCAACTCCCGCTTTGCATACCACACAAATTTTTGGCAACCCCGTCTACACCTACGCCTACCGAGAAGCTGTTATTGATGGCTGGCTCATTGATCATGAGCCCCCTTACCAGATCACCACCCGATTGGCCTTAGAAGGCATTGTTTGGGATCCAGGGGAGCAAATGGAATTCTTTGATCCAGCGACTGGCCAGCTTGACCTGGTCCACGCTCCCGATGAAGTGCGGTTTGAGGTAGAGCACTTTAACAAGCGAGTGGTCACCGAAGAATTTAACCGAGCCGTCTGTGAAGCCCTGGCTCAGCACATCGACCCATCGCTGCCCGAAAAAACCCTCATTTTCTGTGCTACTGACAGCCATGCCGATATTGTGGTGGATCAGTTCAAGCAAGTGCTGCAAGAGTTATACGGCAGTGTAGAAGACGACGCGATCGCAAAAATTACCGGCGCTGCCGATAAGCCTTTGGAGCTGATTCGCAAGTTCCGCAATGAGGTCAACCCAACCATCGTGGTAACCGTAGACTTACTAACCACCGGAATCGATGTGCCCTCCATATGTAACCTGGTCTTTATTCGGCGGGTCAATTCGAGAATTCTCTATGAGCAAATGCTAGGGCGGGCCACGCGCCGAGCCGATGCCATTGGTAAAGATGTCTTTCGCATTTTTGATGCCGTGCGGCTCTATGAGGCTATTGCACCAGTATCAAGCATGCAGCCGGTGGTGGTGAATCCCAAAATCTCCTTTACCCAACTGGTTGAAGAGCTGGCAACAGAGACGGAACCCGAGGCACTAGAGGGCATCGTAGAGCAGCTGTTGGCCAAGCTGCAGCGCAAGCGCCGCCATTTGAGCGAGAACGACCGTGAGCAGCTAGAGCAACTGGCTGGTATGTCAGTGCAGGATGTGGTGCAGCATCTGAAGGAAAGTAATGGAATCCAGGTCAAACAGTGGTTCGAAGAACACAGGACCATTGCTCAAGTGCTTGATCGCAAGAAGGAAGGCACTCAATCCGTACTCATCTCCTACCATCCCGATGAATTGTTGAGGGTTGAGCAGGGCTATGGGGTATCTGAAAGTGGGGCAGCCTATGGCAGGCCAGAGGATTACTTGGATAGCTTCAAAGCCTTTTTGCGTAATAACCAGAACCAGATTGCGGCCTTAATAGTAGTGATGCAGCGCCCCCGAGACCTAACCCGTCAGCAGCTGAAGGAGTTAAGGCTATTACTCGATAATGCTGGCTACTCTGAAGCCCAACTGCGTTCGGCCTGGCGAGATGCCACTAATGAGGATATTGCTGCCTCCATTATTGGGTTCATCCGTCAGGCAGCCCTGGGCGATGCGCTCATTCCTTACCCCGAACGGGTTGACCGGGCTATAAAGAAAATTTTGGCTAAACAAGCCTGGACGGCACCCCAACGCAAGTGGTTAGAGCGCATTGGTAAGCAGCTCAAGGTAGAGGTCATTGTCGATCATGAAGCGTTAGACCAGGGCGAGTTCAAAACCCAGGGAGGCGGGTTTAGTCGTTTAGATCGCCTCTTTGGAGGGCAGTTGGATACAATTCTGGCGGAAATTAGGGACAACGTCTGGCAGGCAGCCAGTTGA
- a CDS encoding type II toxin-antitoxin system Phd/YefM family antitoxin, which yields MSDLLPQYSIADARDHLTQLVHSVEQGKPIEITRRGKRVAILLSVEDFDRLSAHQGSFGSSLAEFRQRWGIAMLDLNPDEVFQDVRDAAPGREVLV from the coding sequence ATGTCAGATCTGCTGCCTCAATACTCAATTGCTGATGCACGAGATCACTTAACCCAACTAGTTCACTCTGTTGAGCAGGGTAAGCCCATTGAGATTACCCGCCGGGGGAAACGGGTCGCCATTTTGCTATCTGTTGAAGACTTTGATCGGCTGTCAGCTCACCAGGGAAGCTTTGGCAGTTCCCTGGCAGAGTTTAGGCAGCGCTGGGGCATCGCAATGCTCGATCTCAACCCTGATGAAGTCTTTCAGGATGTGCGTGATGCTGCTCCAGGGCGAGAGGTGCTTGTGTAA
- a CDS encoding N-6 DNA methylase, with translation MAATGDIVQKLWSLCHVLRDDGVTYLQYVTELTYLLFLKMMQETESEEQLPKGYRWRNLVDREGQDLMNFYRELLVHLGSKASSKQVQAIFANAQTSLTQPRILKKLVQSIDELDWFSEHRDEFGDLYEGLLQKNAEEKKSGAGQYFTPRALIDSMVALMKPKPGEVIQDPAAGTGGFLIAANRYIREKHDPFEWSIKQQEFQQKQAFCGMELVQDTHRLLLMNLMLHGIEGDVLLGNTLSSDGQQLGKADLILTNPPFGTKKGGGLPSRDDFTYPTSNKQLAFLQHIYRSLKPGGRAAVVLPDNVLFESNAGKQIRADLMDKCNLHTIIRLPPGIFYAQGVKTNVLFFTRGKSEKGNTKEVWVYDLRANMPTFGRRTQLTRTHISEFEAAFGDDPFGLPESLAKREDTGESGRFRCFSREWITERNENLDIAWLRDESNFDLDELPEASALAQEAITELEAALAELQGILDELGEEVEL, from the coding sequence ATGGCAGCTACCGGTGATATCGTCCAAAAACTATGGAGTTTATGCCACGTCCTACGGGACGATGGTGTGACTTACCTGCAATATGTCACGGAGTTGACCTACCTGCTGTTTCTGAAAATGATGCAGGAGACGGAGAGCGAAGAACAGCTGCCCAAGGGATATCGCTGGAGAAATTTGGTCGATCGGGAGGGGCAGGATTTAATGAACTTCTATCGAGAGCTGCTGGTGCATCTTGGTTCTAAGGCATCTTCTAAGCAAGTTCAGGCTATTTTTGCTAATGCCCAGACGTCTTTAACGCAACCGCGCATTCTCAAAAAGTTAGTACAAAGCATTGACGAGTTGGACTGGTTTTCTGAGCATCGGGATGAGTTTGGTGACCTGTACGAAGGGTTACTTCAGAAAAACGCGGAGGAGAAGAAGTCAGGTGCGGGACAGTATTTTACCCCCAGGGCATTGATTGACTCGATGGTAGCATTGATGAAACCCAAACCAGGGGAAGTAATTCAAGACCCCGCTGCTGGCACAGGGGGATTCTTGATTGCGGCCAATCGCTATATCCGCGAAAAACACGACCCCTTTGAATGGAGTATCAAACAGCAGGAGTTTCAGCAAAAGCAGGCGTTTTGCGGTATGGAACTGGTGCAGGACACCCACCGCTTGCTGCTAATGAACCTGATGTTACATGGCATTGAGGGAGATGTACTCCTGGGGAACACCCTTTCTTCCGATGGGCAGCAACTGGGTAAGGCTGATTTGATTTTGACCAATCCGCCCTTTGGCACCAAGAAAGGCGGCGGGCTGCCTTCGCGAGATGACTTTACTTATCCAACCTCAAACAAGCAATTGGCCTTTTTACAGCACATTTATCGGAGCCTAAAACCGGGTGGAAGAGCGGCTGTCGTATTGCCTGACAATGTGCTTTTTGAGAGCAACGCGGGCAAGCAGATCCGCGCTGACCTGATGGATAAATGCAATCTTCACACAATTATTCGGCTACCTCCAGGTATTTTTTACGCCCAAGGGGTAAAAACCAATGTGCTGTTTTTCACCCGTGGCAAGTCAGAGAAAGGAAATACTAAGGAAGTGTGGGTATATGACTTGCGGGCAAATATGCCAACATTTGGTCGGCGGACACAGTTGACCCGCACTCATATATCTGAGTTTGAAGCGGCATTTGGAGATGACCCGTTTGGGCTACCTGAAAGCCTTGCAAAACGTGAGGATACTGGTGAAAGCGGACGATTTCGTTGTTTTAGTCGTGAATGGATTACTGAGCGTAACGAGAACCTCGATATTGCTTGGCTCCGTGATGAGAGCAATTTTGATTTAGACGAATTACCTGAAGCCTCTGCTCTGGCACAGGAAGCAATTACTGAACTGGAGGCAGCTCTCGCAGAACTGCAAGGAATTTTAGATGAGTTAGGCGAAGAGGTTGAATTATGA